In Nitrospirota bacterium, a single window of DNA contains:
- a CDS encoding polysaccharide deacetylase family protein, with translation MKRAIVLTYHCIGMPKKSVRLPGLYVTPKMFAFQMYYLKTFGYNVVRLNDILAFSLGQPSNSKLVAITFDDGFKSFLEFAFPILDKYKFPATVFLVSSLAGKHNAWDSGYVNERRELMDWNDINFLKENAIDFGAHSRTHPDLPKLSDSELEAEIRGSKDDIESKLATPIDFFCYPYGGYDDRVTASVKRAGFKASFTTKKGYIRAGDNPYEFNRMSIKLNTGPIAFSYKLLL, from the coding sequence ATGAAGAGAGCTATTGTTTTAACTTATCATTGTATTGGTATGCCCAAAAAGAGTGTCAGGCTGCCGGGTCTTTACGTTACGCCTAAAATGTTTGCTTTTCAAATGTATTACTTGAAAACTTTTGGGTATAACGTAGTAAGACTGAACGATATTTTGGCTTTTTCACTGGGGCAACCCTCTAACTCAAAGTTAGTAGCCATAACTTTCGATGACGGATTTAAGAGTTTTTTGGAGTTTGCTTTTCCCATTTTAGATAAATACAAGTTTCCGGCTACCGTTTTTCTTGTGTCATCCCTGGCTGGTAAGCATAATGCGTGGGACAGCGGCTATGTAAACGAAAGACGGGAACTGATGGATTGGAATGATATTAACTTCTTAAAAGAAAATGCAATTGACTTTGGCGCCCACTCAAGGACACATCCGGACTTGCCTAAACTATCCGACTCCGAACTTGAGGCAGAAATCAGGGGTTCAAAAGACGATATTGAGTCAAAATTGGCTACTCCTATAGATTTTTTTTGTTATCCGTATGGAGGCTACGATGACAGGGTTACGGCAAGTGTGAAACGGGCGGGTTTTAAAGCCTCATTTACCACTAAAAAAGGTTATATCAGAGCAGGCGACAACCCTTATGAGTTTAACCGTATGTCAATTAAACTTAATACAGGCCCGATTGCATTTTCATACAAATTACTCTTATGA
- a CDS encoding PAS domain-containing protein — MKSSTSKAMVSRLPKSTASLSSVFKMVVLCVLFIDLFVATSGVVYLRYSKHQAEQRAAPASQNISLVLERYLNGFIGKIDIILIDISDEISNMLRNGAIDSKELTSFLTQYQRYLPEIETLTIADAHGIVTGKPQEAKINISDRDFFIAAQSSPKGTLIISKPMFVPFSKKWILTLARHINNPDGTFGGIVYANIALEHLIKVFATIDIGPHSGISLRDNEMAIIARYPQSKVAGSDIGNKILSPEFKRLLETGQTSGTFFTPTSFDNISKYVSYKKIAGYPLYITIGIASEDYLKEWKHECIVTPALIIILILGTLIFLYFVHRYIIYSKKIENALTESHNQLQEIIDNTIAVIFLKDVQGRYILINSRYEMLFHITKDAVIGKTDYDIFPKEAADSFRANDSEVIEKNMPLSFEEIVPHEDGIHIYISIKFPLYDVGGKIYAVCGIATDITRRKRMEDDLNTKTEQLQSMAKELEKMVADEIKLRHQKEQLLVQQSKMATMGEMISMITHQWKQPLNALSINIFDIKDAFEFGELNNEYIDKMVKTSKEQINFMAKTIDGFRNFLLPNKEKTTFNILDTINDLLYMFGNLYRKDNIEISTEVLCAESNLIFTGYSNELMQVVLNILNNAKDAILSRRKKDSPDFKGQIKIVISESGGNGVVSITDNGGGISEETINKIYEPYFSTKKQEGGTGLGLYMSKTIVETNMGGTLSVRNINGGAEFLISLNIKQTQTGDML, encoded by the coding sequence ATGAAAAGTTCGACATCAAAAGCTATGGTTTCAAGGCTGCCGAAATCAACTGCATCTTTATCCTCTGTTTTCAAGATGGTAGTGTTGTGTGTTTTGTTTATTGACCTCTTTGTTGCCACATCGGGGGTGGTATATTTGCGCTATAGCAAACATCAGGCAGAGCAACGCGCGGCTCCGGCCTCTCAAAACATATCACTGGTGCTTGAGCGGTACTTAAATGGATTTATTGGCAAAATAGACATTATTTTAATTGATATTTCGGATGAGATAAGTAATATGCTCCGTAACGGCGCCATTGATAGCAAAGAGCTAACCTCATTTTTGACTCAATACCAAAGATATCTGCCTGAGATTGAAACTCTGACAATAGCAGATGCACATGGAATTGTAACCGGTAAACCACAAGAGGCCAAAATAAACATCTCAGACCGTGATTTTTTCATTGCAGCACAGAGCAGTCCTAAAGGCACACTAATAATATCAAAACCGATGTTTGTACCCTTCAGCAAGAAATGGATACTCACACTTGCCAGACATATAAATAATCCCGATGGCACCTTTGGCGGTATCGTTTATGCAAACATTGCACTGGAACACTTAATTAAAGTTTTCGCCACTATCGATATCGGACCACACAGTGGGATAAGTTTACGTGATAATGAGATGGCAATCATTGCCAGATATCCTCAATCCAAAGTGGCAGGCAGTGATATTGGAAATAAGATTTTATCTCCTGAATTTAAAAGACTCTTAGAGACAGGTCAAACAAGCGGAACATTTTTTACTCCAACCAGCTTTGATAATATATCTAAATATGTTTCTTACAAAAAAATAGCCGGCTATCCACTTTATATCACTATTGGTATTGCATCTGAGGATTACCTTAAAGAGTGGAAACATGAATGCATCGTTACACCGGCACTAATTATTATACTTATTCTTGGAACTCTCATATTTTTGTATTTTGTCCACAGATATATCATATACAGTAAAAAAATAGAGAATGCTCTGACAGAAAGCCATAATCAATTGCAGGAGATAATTGACAATACAATTGCCGTTATTTTCCTTAAAGACGTACAAGGCCGTTATATACTCATTAACAGCCGGTATGAGATGCTTTTTCATATAACCAAAGATGCCGTCATCGGTAAAACCGATTACGATATTTTTCCAAAAGAGGCGGCAGATAGTTTCAGGGCAAACGACAGTGAGGTTATAGAAAAGAACATGCCCTTAAGTTTTGAAGAGATAGTTCCACATGAAGACGGCATACATATTTATATATCCATAAAGTTTCCCCTGTATGATGTCGGCGGCAAAATATATGCCGTATGCGGCATAGCTACTGATATTACACGGCGAAAACGCATGGAGGATGACCTTAATACAAAGACAGAACAACTGCAATCGATGGCTAAAGAGCTGGAAAAAATGGTTGCTGATGAGATAAAGCTAAGACATCAAAAAGAACAACTGCTGGTTCAACAATCTAAGATGGCAACCATGGGTGAGATGATAAGTATGATAACTCATCAGTGGAAGCAGCCCTTAAACGCTTTATCCATTAATATATTCGACATAAAGGATGCATTTGAATTTGGTGAACTCAATAACGAATATATAGATAAAATGGTAAAGACATCAAAAGAACAAATCAACTTTATGGCAAAAACGATTGATGGTTTTAGAAATTTCCTGTTACCCAATAAAGAGAAGACCACCTTTAACATTTTAGATACAATTAATGATTTGTTATATATGTTCGGGAACTTATACAGGAAGGATAATATAGAAATATCAACAGAGGTATTGTGTGCAGAATCTAATCTAATCTTTACGGGTTATTCAAATGAATTAATGCAGGTGGTTCTTAATATTTTAAATAACGCAAAAGATGCGATACTAAGCAGACGTAAAAAAGACAGCCCTGACTTTAAGGGCCAGATAAAAATAGTTATCTCTGAGTCGGGGGGTAACGGTGTTGTCTCAATAACAGACAATGGCGGAGGAATCTCAGAAGAGACTATAAATAAAATCTACGAACCGTATTTCTCTACCAAAAAACAAGAGGGAGGAACAGGGCTTGGGCTTTACATGTCAAAAACAATAGTTGAGACAAATATGGGAGGTACGCTATCAGTTAGAAATATTAATGGAGGCGCTGAGTTTTTGATAAGTTTGAATATAAAACAGACACAAACAGGTGATATGTTATAA
- a CDS encoding phosphodiester glycosidase family protein: MPILLFRIFFVFFYLAITANIAHSFDSNWIKLDAGMEFAEFEALADSTGDNVKISALRVNPTNYELKLFTIADLGGMSMSAKEWAKKYKLLAVTNAGMYQEDGKTNVGFMKSKGHVLNSRISKAYKTMLVLEPKDKNDREFQIIDMECEKDDKKIDRYMTVIQNIRMINCNQENVWTPQSNSWSVAALGMDKSGNILFLMSVTPLSVHDFIKILLQLPLKIHVAMYLEGGKQASLYINAGGREIERAGNVGVNLSSKNTGDPFWPIPNVLGLVKKK; this comes from the coding sequence ATGCCGATTTTATTATTTAGAATATTTTTCGTTTTTTTTTATTTAGCGATTACTGCTAACATAGCTCATAGCTTTGATAGTAATTGGATTAAGTTAGATGCGGGAATGGAATTTGCCGAATTTGAAGCATTGGCAGACTCAACTGGCGATAATGTAAAAATATCTGCTTTAAGAGTAAATCCCACAAATTATGAGTTAAAATTATTTACCATCGCTGACTTAGGGGGCATGAGCATGAGTGCCAAAGAATGGGCTAAAAAGTATAAACTTTTAGCGGTAACTAATGCCGGAATGTATCAGGAGGATGGTAAGACAAATGTTGGCTTTATGAAAAGTAAGGGACATGTTCTTAACTCTCGTATTTCTAAAGCGTATAAGACAATGCTGGTGCTTGAGCCAAAAGATAAAAATGACCGTGAGTTTCAGATTATTGACATGGAATGTGAAAAAGATGACAAAAAAATAGACAGATACATGACTGTGATACAAAACATCAGAATGATAAACTGCAATCAGGAAAACGTATGGACGCCGCAAAGTAACTCATGGAGCGTTGCAGCTTTAGGAATGGATAAATCAGGAAACATTCTTTTTTTAATGTCAGTGACTCCTCTTAGCGTGCATGACTTCATTAAGATATTATTGCAGCTTCCTTTAAAAATTCATGTTGCGATGTATTTGGAGGGAGGCAAGCAGGCGTCATTGTATATAAACGCCGGTGGCAGAGAAATTGAACGGGCTGGTAACGTGGGCGTAAATCTAAGCAGTAAAAACACCGGCGATCCCTTTTGGCCAATTCCAAACGTGCTCGGACTGGTTAAAAAGAAATGA
- a CDS encoding Hpt domain-containing protein — protein sequence MVSVENDADLLVTFGMETINRLHEVDSLLLKLKEGSTSFESSINQIFRDAHSIKSGANLLKLSKIEQLAHAVEDVLHVLRERKIIPDKQSIKIIIEATDFIRQLIYMIKLSNHADIESIVKRLNGLAVSLQNQRN from the coding sequence ATGGTAAGCGTTGAAAATGATGCAGATTTATTAGTAACATTTGGGATGGAAACGATAAACCGGCTCCATGAGGTAGATTCTTTACTTCTTAAGCTTAAAGAAGGTAGCACCTCTTTTGAAAGCAGTATTAACCAAATATTCAGAGACGCCCATTCTATCAAGTCCGGAGCTAACCTTTTAAAACTTAGTAAGATAGAGCAGCTTGCACATGCTGTTGAGGATGTTTTGCATGTCCTGAGGGAACGAAAAATCATTCCTGACAAACAATCAATCAAAATAATTATAGAAGCTACAGACTTTATCAGACAACTCATCTATATGATTAAGCTCAGTAATCACGCTGATATTGAATCAATCGTTAAGAGACTTAACGGGCTTGCGGTATCACTCCAAAACCAGCGTAATTGA
- a CDS encoding glycosyltransferase family 4 protein, which yields MKKVLFLYTNTKWSGIASHGTVLARALIHSGINVIVGCPKESPIYENCAIAGVPVYHLKLKNFMDIVALFRLIYIVYKHGVDVIVSNLGKEYWHVAFVSILLRTKFIIVRHQANKLKYVTNLLITWLCDHVIAVSGAVKAALTECGVKPEKVTVIYSGVDLSVFDRSKFNSLETKKSLSITPDRVVIGTSGRLSADKGGLVLFNSFVILLKKFPHLHLLFIGDGPLKEVIEREAASNDISQMVTITGFRTDMPFLYSAIDIFVLPTSGLESFGFSLIEAMAMEIPVIASNVGGIPEIITNNHNGLLVNQNDPAALADSIARLLENSSSTTSNIAKNGRSTVEQHFSAQSFSDKFARFLNETQFLNETQFLNETQ from the coding sequence ATGAAGAAAGTCCTTTTTTTATATACAAACACTAAGTGGAGCGGCATCGCTTCTCACGGAACAGTTCTTGCCAGAGCGCTTATTCATTCAGGAATAAATGTAATTGTGGGGTGCCCAAAGGAAAGCCCGATTTATGAAAATTGCGCTATAGCAGGCGTACCTGTGTATCATCTTAAATTAAAAAATTTCATGGATATTGTTGCACTGTTCAGGCTTATTTACATTGTATATAAGCATGGGGTAGATGTTATAGTCTCAAATCTTGGTAAAGAGTATTGGCATGTTGCATTTGTTTCTATTTTGCTAAGGACTAAGTTTATAATAGTCCGGCATCAGGCAAACAAGTTGAAATATGTTACTAATTTGTTGATAACATGGCTTTGTGACCATGTTATCGCAGTCAGTGGCGCCGTTAAAGCAGCGCTTACCGAATGCGGTGTAAAACCTGAAAAAGTAACGGTTATCTATTCCGGTGTGGATTTGTCTGTTTTTGACAGGTCAAAGTTCAATAGCTTAGAAACAAAAAAATCCCTTTCGATAACTCCCGACAGGGTAGTCATAGGGACCTCCGGCAGGTTGTCTGCAGACAAAGGAGGGTTAGTTCTGTTTAATTCATTTGTCATTCTGCTAAAAAAGTTTCCACATCTTCATTTGCTTTTTATAGGCGATGGGCCTCTTAAAGAAGTTATTGAACGTGAGGCGGCAAGCAATGACATTTCACAGATGGTGACTATTACAGGGTTCAGAACCGATATGCCATTTCTATACAGCGCCATAGATATTTTTGTCTTACCGACGTCAGGGCTTGAATCATTTGGATTTTCTCTGATAGAAGCGATGGCTATGGAAATTCCTGTGATAGCGTCTAATGTCGGGGGAATTCCCGAGATTATTACGAATAACCATAATGGGCTTTTAGTTAATCAAAATGATCCGGCAGCTTTAGCTGATTCCATTGCCAGACTGTTAGAGAATTCATCCTCAACTACATCTAATATTGCTAAAAACGGACGTTCCACGGTTGAACAACATTTCTCGGCACAATCATTTTCTGATAAATTTGCCAGATTTCTTAACGAAACCCAATTTCTTAACGAAACTCAATTTCTTAACGAAACTCAATAA